In Camelus ferus isolate YT-003-E chromosome 10, BCGSAC_Cfer_1.0, whole genome shotgun sequence, the following proteins share a genomic window:
- the LOC102513030 gene encoding LOW QUALITY PROTEIN: olfactory receptor 51E2 (The sequence of the model RefSeq protein was modified relative to this genomic sequence to represent the inferred CDS: deleted 1 base in 1 codon) — MSPCNFTHTTFVLIGIPGLEEAHFWIGFPLLSMYAVAVFGNCLVVFIVRTEHSLHAPMYLFLCMLAAIDLALSTSTMPKILALFWFDSREITFDACMAQMFFIHALTATESTILLAMAFDRYVAICHPLHHAAVLNNMVTAQISMVAMARGFLFFIPLPLLIKRLAFCHSSVLSHSYCVHQDVMKLAYADTLPNVVYGLTAILLVMGVDALFISLSYFLIIQTVLQLPSKSERAKAFGTCVSHVVVVLAFCVPLIGLSVVHCLGNSLDPIVHVLMGDVCLLLPPVINPIIYGVKTKQIRTRMLAMFKISCYKNFQAVGGK, encoded by the exons ATGAGTCCCTGCAACTTTACACATACCACCTTTGTGCTTATTGGTATCCCAGGACTAGAAGAAGCTCATTTCTGGATAGGCTTCCCCCTGCTTTCTATGTATGCCGTGGCAGTGTTTGGAAACTGCCTCGTGGTCTTCATCGTGAGGACAGAGCACAGCCTGCACGCTCCCATGTACCTCTTTCTCTGCATGCTGGCAGCCATTGACCTGGCCTTGTCCACATCCACCATGCCCAAGATCCTTGCCCTCTTCTGGTTTGATTCCCGGGAGATTACCTTTGATGCCTGCATGGCCCAGATGTTTTTTATTCATGCTCTCACAGCCACTGAGTCCACCATCCTGCTAGCCATGGCCTTTGACCGTTATGTAGCCATCTGCCATCCACTGCACCATGCTGCCGTGCTCAACAATATGGTGACAGCCCAGATCAGCATGGTGGCCATGGCCCGTGGATTCCTCTTCTttatccctctgcctctgctcatcAAACGGCTAGCCTTCTGCCACTCCAGTGTGCTCTCACATTCCTACTGTGTGCACCAGGATGTAATGAAGTTGGCCTATGCAGACACACTGCCCAACGTGGTCTATGGTCTTACTGCCATTCTGCTGGTCATGGGTGTGGATGCTCTGTTTATCTCTTTGTCCTATTTTCTGATTATACAAACAGTTCTACAACTGCCATCCAAGTCAGAGCGGGCCAAAGCCTTTGGAACCTGTGTGTCACAC GTTGTTGTGGTACTGGCCTTCTGTGTGCCTCTCATTGGCCTCTCAGTGGTGCACTGTTTAGGAAACAGCCTTGATCCCATTGTTCATGTTCTCATGGGTGATGTCTGTCTACTTCTGCCTCCTGTGATCAACCCCATCATTTATGGTGTCAAGACCAAACAGATCAGGACTCGGATGCTAGCTATGTTTAAGATCAGCTGTTACAAGAACTTTCAGGCTGTGGGAGGCAAGTGA
- the LOC102513284 gene encoding olfactory receptor 51E1: protein MVGSNGNESSATYFILIGLPGLEEAQFWLAFPLCSLYLIAVLGNLTIIYIVRTEHSLHEPMYIFLCMLSGLDVLISTSSMPKMMAIFWFNSTTIQFDACLLQMFAIHSLSGMESTVLLAMAFDRYVAICHPLRHATVLTLPRVIKIGMAAVVRGAALMAPLPVFIKRLPFCRSNILSHSYCLHQDVMKLACADIHINIIYGLIVIISAIGLDSLLISLSYLLILKTVLGLTREAQAKAFGTCVSHVCAVFIFYVPFIGLSMVHRFGKRHDSLLPIIMANTYLLVPPVLNPIVYGVKTKEIRQRILRLFHVTTHTSVP, encoded by the coding sequence ATGGTGGGCTCCAATGGCAATGAATCCAGTGCCACATATTTCATTCTAATAGGCCTCCCAGGCCTGGAAGAAGCTCAGTTCTGGTTGGCCTTCCCGCTGTGCTCCCTCTACCTTATTGCTGTGCTAGGTAACCTGACGATCATCTACATCGTGCGGACAGAACATAGCCTACATGAACCCATGTATATCTTTCTTTGCATGCTTTCTGGCCTTGATGTCCTCATCTCCACCTCATCTATGCCCAAAATGATGGCCATCTTCTGGTTCAACTCCACTACCATCCAGTTTGATGCTTGTCTGCTACAGATGTTTGCCATCCACTCCTTATCTGGCATGGAGTCCACGGTGCTGCTGGCCATGGCCtttgaccgctacgtggccatctgccaCCCACTGCGCCATGCCACTGTGCTCACGTTGCCTCGTGTTATCAAGATTGGCATGGCTGCGGTGGTACGGGGTGCTGCGCTTATGGCACCCCTGCCTGTCTTCATCAAACGGCTGCCTTTCTGCCGCTCCAATATCCTTTCCCATTCCTACTGCCTCCACCAAGATGTCATGAAGCTGGCTTGTGCTGATATCCACATCAATATCATCTACGGCCTCATTGTCATCATCTCTGCCATTGGCCTGGACTCACTTCTCATCTCTTTGTCATATCTGCTTATCCTAAAGACTGTGTTGGGCTTGACACGTGAAGCCCAGGCAAAGGCATTTGGCACTTGTGTCTCTCACGTGTGtgctgttttcatattctatgtGCCTTTCATTGGATTGTCCATGGTACACCGCTTTGGAAAACGGCATGACTCCCTCCTGCCCATCATCATGGCCAACACCTACCTGCTTGTTCCTCCTGTGCTCAACCCTATTGTCTATGGAGTGAAGACTAAGGAGATCCGGCAGCGCATCCTCCGTCTTTTCCATGTGACCACACATACTTCAGTTCCCTAG
- the LOC102513522 gene encoding olfactory receptor 51D1, whose amino-acid sequence MQKPQLLGPIMATSNVTLVHPAYFLLVGIPGLGPNIHFWLAFPLCCMYALATLGNLAIVLIIRVERRLHEPMYLFLAMLSTIDLVLSSVTMPKMASLFLTGIQEIEFNICLAQMFLIHALSAMESAVLLAMAFDRFVAICLPLWHAAVLTGPTVAKIGLAALTRGFVFFFPLPFILKRLSYCQRHTVTHSFCLHQDIMKLSCTDTTVNVVYGLFIILSVMGVDALFIGFSYVLILRAVLELSSRGAALKAFNTCVSHLCAVVVFYVPLIGLSVVHRLGGPTSLLHVIMANIYLLLPPVINPIVYGAKTKEIRSRVLHVFSQDGR is encoded by the coding sequence ATGCAGAAGCCTCAGCTCTTGGGTCCTATCATGGCCACATCAAATGTAACTCTGGTCCATCCAGCCTATTTCCTGCTGGTGGGCATTCCTGGCCTGGGTCCTAACATACACTTTTGGCTGGCCTTCCCACTGTGTTGTATGTATGCCTTGGCCACCCTGGGCAACCTGGCCATTGTCCTCATCATCCGTGTGGAAAGGCGCCTGCATGAGCCCATGTACCTCTTCCTGGCCATGCTTTCCACCATTGACCTGGTGCTCTCCTCTGTCACCATGCCCAAGATGGCCAGCCTCTTCCTGACGGGCATCCAGGAGATTGAGTTCAACATCTGTCTGGCCCAGATGTTCCTTATCCATGCTCTGTCAGCCATGGAGTCCGCTGTCCTGCTGGCCATGGCATTTGACCGCTTTGTGGCCATCTGCCTCCCACTGTGGCATGCTGCTGTGCTCACAGGGCCCACGGTCGCCAAGATCGGACTCGCTGCCCTGACCAGAGGGTTTgtattctttttccctctgcccttcatCCTGAAGCGGTTGTCGTACTGCCAAAGGCACACTGTCACACACTCCTTTTGTCTGCACCAAGATATCATGAAGCTGTCCTGTACTGACACCACGGTCAACGTGGTGTATGGACTTTTCATCATCCTCTCAGTCATGGGCGTCGACGCCCTCTTCATTGGCTTCTCCTATGTCCTCATCCTGAGGGCTGTGTTGGAGCTGTCCTCCCGGGGGGCAGCACTCAAAGCTTTCAACACCTGCGTCTCACATCTATGTGCTGTGGTGGTTTTCTACGTGCCCCTCATCGGGCTCTCTGTGGTGCACAGGCTGGGtggccccacctccctgctccacGTGATTATGGCTAACATCTATCTACTGCTACCCCCCGTGATTAACCCTATAGTCTATGGAGCCAAAACCAAGGAGATTCGTTCACGGGTCCTCCATGTATTCTCACAGGATGGCAGGTGA
- the LOC102516310 gene encoding LOW QUALITY PROTEIN: olfactory receptor 51I2 (The sequence of the model RefSeq protein was modified relative to this genomic sequence to represent the inferred CDS: deleted 1 base in 1 codon), producing MLPSQSFINISLFRPPDFLIIGIPGLEAIHGWISIPFSSIYTAALTGNGLILLAVRRTPSLHQPMYYFLSMLALTDVGLTLSTMPTTLAVLWFDHRLIGFNACLVQMFFLHFFSVVESSVLLAMSFDRFVAISNPLRYAAVLTNSVIIRIGLAIVARATVSLFPLPFLLKRLSFCPGKILLSHSFCFHADVMKRACADITVNIIYGLYVVLSTMGIDSLLIVLSYTLILHTVMALASPRERTRALNTCVSHILAVLVFFIPVISVSMIHRFGRHLPPIVHTLVAYVYLVVPPVLNPIIYSVKSKPIREAMLRVLRDKRQD from the exons ATGCTCCCTTCCCAGTCCTTCATCAACATCTCCCTCTTCCGGCCCCCTGATTTCCTGATAATTGGCATCCCAGGGCTGGAAGCCATTCATGGCTGGATCTCCATCCCCTTCTCCTCCATCTATACTGCGGCCCTCACTGGAAACGGCCTGATCCTCTTGGCTGTGAGGAGGACCCCCAGCCTGCACCAGCCCATGTACTACTTCCTGTCCATGCTGGCCCTCACCGATGTGGGTCTCACCTTGTCCACCATGCCCACCACCCTGGCTGTGCTCTGGTTTGACCATCGGCTCATCGGCTTCAATGCCTGCCTGGTCCAGATGTTCTTCCTCCACTTCTTCTCTGTGGTGGAGTCCTCAGTGCTCCTGGCCATGTCCTTTGACCGCTTCGTGGCCATCTCCAACCCCCTGCGCTATGCAGCTGTCCTCACAAATAGTGTCATCATTAGGATTGGACTGGCCATTGTAGCTCGAGCCACTGTGTCCCTCTTCCCATTGCCCTTCTTACTGAAGCGATTAAGCTTTTGCCCCGGCAAGATCCTCCTGTCCCACTCATTCTGTTTCCATGCAGATGTCATGAAACGGGCCTGTGCTGACATTACTGTCAATATCATTTATGGGCTGTATGTAGTTCTGTCCACGATGGGTATAGACTCGTTGCTTATTGTCCTGTCCTACACCCTTATTCTTCACACAGTGATGGCTCTGGCCTCTCCCAGG GAGCGCACCAGGGCCCTCAACACTTGTGTTTCTCATATTTTAGCTGTTCTGGTTTTCTTCATCCCTGTCATCAGTGTGTCCATGATCCACCGCTTTGGGAGGCACCTGCCCCCCATTGTACATACCCTGGTTGCCTATGTGTATCTGGTGGTGCCCCCTGTGCTCAACCCCATCATCTACAGTGTCAAATCCAAGCCCATCAGGGAGGCCATGCTCAGGGTGCTGAGGGACAAGAGGCAAGACTGA